The window ACGGTTGAGAAGGACAAAATACGGGACATCATGTTGTTTCTCCGGGATACTGATAAGCTCCTCTACGATATGCTAACCGACCTGTGTGGTGTTGATTATCAGTGTAACGCTGGAGATGCCGCTCGTTTTGAGATAGTTTATCTTTTGCGCTCCTCGAAATTCAATGACAGGTTAAGAATAAAAGCAAGGGTTCGTGAGGAGGAGGATTGCCAGTTATCTACGGTAAGCGATATCTGGAGGGCCGCAGACTGGATGGAAAGAGAAGTGTACGATATGTTTGGAATAAAATTTGATAACCATCCGGACCTGAGGCGAATACTCCTGGTGGATGAATTTGTCGGCCATCCGTTGAGAAAAGATTTCCCCACGGAGGGGTATGATTTTGCTGAACCCTTCTCCGTACAGTTAGAGGAAGAGTTAAATGGCTGAAACTCAATATATGACGATCAATATGGGGCCTCAGCATCCGGCGACACACGGGGTGTTGAGATTGCTCCTCGAGCTTGACGGAGAAATAATCGTCAAGGCGGTCCCCCACATGGGGTATCTCCACAGGGGGGTGGAAAAATTATCGGAAACCATGACGTACAACCAGGCGCTCACCCTCACCGACAGACTCGATTACACCAACGGGCTTTCCAATAATCTCTCCTATTGTCTTGCCGTAGAGAAGCTCCTCGGCATAGAGATACCTAAAAGGGCGCAATATCTGAGAGTGATGTTTGCCGAGTTCCAGAGAATAGCGGCACACC of the Syntrophales bacterium genome contains:
- a CDS encoding NADH-quinone oxidoreductase subunit C, with the protein product MSRADEVVNKLKENFHDSIIKVEEFRGEVSVTVEKDKIRDIMLFLRDTDKLLYDMLTDLCGVDYQCNAGDAARFEIVYLLRSSKFNDRLRIKARVREEEDCQLSTVSDIWRAADWMEREVYDMFGIKFDNHPDLRRILLVDEFVGHPLRKDFPTEGYDFAEPFSVQLEEELNG